A window from Vespa velutina chromosome 13, iVesVel2.1, whole genome shotgun sequence encodes these proteins:
- the LOC124953595 gene encoding cytochrome c oxidase subunit NDUFA4, which yields MGDSNANKGPILGGLTLSSLKKNYPLIPLFVAVVVGVAGATFYTCRLAFRNPDVTWSLKKNPEPWQEYRDKQYKFYSTVNYDEYASKAPKF from the exons ATGGGAGATAGTAATGCGAACAAAGGCCCTATACTCGGTGGTCTTACTTtgtcttctttaaaaaaaaattatcct CTGATACCATTGTTCGTGGCTGTCGTAGTAGGTGTCGCAGGAGCTACATTTTATACATGTCGTTTAGCCTTTCGTAATCCTGATGTTACGTggtctttaaagaaaaatcccGAGCCATGGCAAGAATATCGCGATAAACAATACAAA ttCTACTCTACAGTGAATTATGACGAATATGCCAGCAAAGCACCTAAgttctaa
- the LOC124953655 gene encoding phosphopantothenate--cysteine ligase, producing the protein MTSTWEEFFAKHPPPQDLTQTESLLKSFTDRHLKENNKVVLITSGGTMIPLEHNTVRFVDNFSAGFRGSASAEYFLENGYAVIFMYRLKSLEPFTRHFIGHKILDMLNITEDTDKCIVTVAPEHTEKVAVVLRKYKETLQQNKLIQISFNTLTEYLWLLRTACQALSCLKDKALLYLAAAVSDFYVPFDEMSVHKISSNGPPTISLQLVPKMLKPLVNLWVPQAFVISFKLETDQNVLVSKARTALNKYKHNLVVANMLQTRKQQVIIVSKENDYVLSLTNEQLEKGEEIEKFIVADIILKHKNFSKVR; encoded by the exons ATGACTTCGACATGGGAAGAGTTTTTTGCTAAACATCCACCACCACAAGATCTAACTCAAACCGAAAGTCTTTTAAAAAGCTTTACTGACAgacatttaaaagaaaataataaagtagtattaataacg AGTGGCGGTACAATGATTCCATTAGAACATAACACTGTTAGATTTGTTGATAATTTTAGTGCTGGATTCAGAGGATCAGCATCAGCTGAATATTTTTTGGAAAATGGTTATGCtgtaatatttatgtacag gcTCAAATCATTAGAACCATTTACAAGACATTTTATAGGACACAAGATTTTAGATATGCTCAATATAACAGAAGATACGGATAAATGTATTGTTACAG ttGCACCTGAACATACAGAAAAAGTTGCAGTAgttttacgaaaatataaagaaacacTACAACAGaacaaattaatacaaattagtTTTAATACTTTGACTGAGTATCTTTGGCTACTTAGAACTGCTTGTCAAGCATTATCTTGTTTAAAAGATAAAGCTCTTTTATACTTAGCTGCAGCTGTTTCTGATTTTTATGTACCATTTGATGAAATG TCAGTACATAAAATATCTTCTAATGGTCCACCAACAATATCACTTCAACTAGTACCAAAAATGTTGAAACCTTTAGTTAATCTATGGGTACCACAAGCCtttgtaatttcatttaagTTAGAAACAGATCAAAATGTTTTGGTTTCAAAAGCAAGGACTGCTTTAAATAAGTACAAACAcaat CTTGTAGTTGCTAATATGTTACAGACTCGAAAACAACAAGTAATTATTGTCagtaaagaaaatgattatgtTTTATCATTAACAAATGAACAATTGGAGAAAGgtgaagaaattgaaaaattcatagTTGCTGACATAATTCTAAAGcataagaatttttcaaaggtCAGATAA
- the LOC124953742 gene encoding tyrosine-protein kinase Fer isoform X4, with amino-acid sequence MEEEWFHGVLPREEVVRLLVNEGDFLVRETTRNDECQIVLSVCWDGHKHFIVQTTQEGHYRFEGPTFPSIQELIRHQWKSGLPVTSRSGAILKTPILRERWELNNDDVILLEKIGRGNFGDVYKAQLKTCKTEVAVKTCKVTLPDEQKRKFLQEGRILKQYDHPNIVKLIGICVQKQPIMIVMELVPGGSLLTYLRKNASSITQREQLRMCKDAAAGMRYLESKYCIHRDLAARNCLVGYESIVKISDFGMSREEEEYIVSDGMKQIPIKWTAPEALNFGKYTSLCDVWSYGVLMWEIFSKGGNPYSGMSNSQAREKIDAGYRMPAPENTPDEIYRLMLRCWEYEPEKRPHFDQIYTVVETLSQAYL; translated from the exons ATGGAAGAAGAATGGTTTCATGGTGTTCTACCAAGAGAAGAAGTAGTAAGATTACTTGTTAATGAAGGAGATTTTTTAGTGCGTGAAACAACAAGAAATGACGAATGTCAAATAGTTTTATCCGTTTGTTGGGATGGTCACAAACATTTCATTGTACAAACTACGCAGGAA GGACATTATAGATTTGAGGGTCCAACATTCCCATCAATACAAGAATTAATTAGGCATCAATGGAAGTCTGGTCTGCCTGTGACTAGTCGTTCTGGGGCTATTCTTAAAACACCAATATTACGTGAACGATGGGAGCTCAATAATGATGATGTAATTCTTCTTGAAAAAATAGGTCGA ggTAATTTTGGAGATGTATACAAGGCACAGCTTAAAACATGCAAGACTGAAGTAGCTGTAAAAACTTGTAAAGTAACATTACCTGatgaacagaaaagaaagttcTTGCAGGAAGGTAGAATTTTGAAACAGTATGATCATCCAAATATAGTAAAACTTATTGGTATTTGTGTTCAAAAACAACCAATTATGATAGTAATGGAATTGGTTCcag GTGGTTCATTGTTAACATATTTACGAAAAAATGCTAGTTCTATTACTCAACGAGAACAACTACGAATGTGTAAGGATGCAGCTGCAGGTATGCGTTATTTAGAATCGAAGTATTGCATACATAGGGACTTAGCAGCTCGAAACTGTCTCGTAG gTTACGAGTCAATAGTAAAAATTTCAGATTTTGGAATgtcaagagaagaagaagaatatattgTATCAGATGGAATGAAACAAATTCCTATTAAATGGACTGCACCAGAGGCTCTTAATTTTG gtaAATACACTTCCCTTTGTGATGTTTGGAGTTATGGTGTTCTTATGTGGGAGATATTTTCTAAAGGTGGGAATCCATATAGTGGTATGTCAAATTCTCAGGCACGTGAAAAAATAGACGCAg GATATCGCATGCCAGCACCAGAAAATACTCCGGatgaaatatatcgattaatgtTACGTTGCTGGGAATATGAACCAGAAAAACGACCACATTTTGATCAGATATATACAGTTGTTGAAACATTATCACAagcttatttataa
- the LOC124953742 gene encoding tyrosine-protein kinase Fer isoform X1: MVWLSNKEMGFSTSLQGQASHEALLGRQDAEIKLLETMRRCLTTKVKSDREYAATISSLTLQGKKIERSEDLVGSLIAQSWKDIMDSIDQTAKLIKQQADSIESIVIERISVLYSERRRARKVYQEEQAWLINQFQQLTDDVVRKKMEYQKNLEVYKLMRSRFEEHYIKSGRGGRKLDEVREKYQKACRKLHLTHNEYVLLLGAVTECEHDLRTCYLPSLLRRQQAIHQEFITSWKGILHDIVKYSDFTTDKFLEIHARMQNAVDTVKPIEEYRDFIGKHKTRAVSPIRFTFDENLVDDTSGKLLPNKLTVDNLTIDWLRSRLTELETSLKATQQNRQNPQFSPENNSDSKISALDYSNEREELRLRCQEKKLQKQVDVIRAALNELGCEELPSGCDLSMEGSYTDPPTINKKSTVADNGLFTLRRNQRFLTIIKSPFKSLPSISDSKNGLIRASSEGVTTKADSVPPVVPLRYVSHLTNNQKGNGNGDLMEEEWFHGVLPREEVVRLLVNEGDFLVRETTRNDECQIVLSVCWDGHKHFIVQTTQEGHYRFEGPTFPSIQELIRHQWKSGLPVTSRSGAILKTPILRERWELNNDDVILLEKIGRGNFGDVYKAQLKTCKTEVAVKTCKVTLPDEQKRKFLQEGRILKQYDHPNIVKLIGICVQKQPIMIVMELVPGGSLLTYLRKNASSITQREQLRMCKDAAAGMRYLESKYCIHRDLAARNCLVGYESIVKISDFGMSREEEEYIVSDGMKQIPIKWTAPEALNFGKYTSLCDVWSYGVLMWEIFSKGGNPYSGMSNSQAREKIDAGYRMPAPENTPDEIYRLMLRCWEYEPEKRPHFDQIYTVVETLSQAYL, translated from the exons atggtttGGTTATCGAACAAGGAAATGGGCTTTTCAACGAGCCTGCAAGGGCAGGCATCGCACGAAGCTTTACTTGGACGACAGGATGCTGAAATCAAGCTTTTGGAAACAATGCGGCGATGCTTGACAACGAAAGTTAAATCTGATCGTGAATATGCTGcaactatttcttctttaactcTACAGGGTAAAAAAATAGAGCGAAGCGAAGATCTTGTAGGCAGTTTGATTGCTCAG AGTTGGAAAGATATTATGGATTCAATAGATCAAACagctaaattaattaaacagcAAGCAGATTCTATTGAAAGTATTGTTATAGAACGCATTAGCGTTTTATAttctgaaagaagaagagctAGAAAAGTTTACCAAGAAGAACAAGCTTGGTTGATTAATCAATTTCAACAA ctgaCAGATGATGTAgtcagaaagaaaatggaatatcaaaaaaatttgGAGGTCTATAAATTGATGAGATCTAGATTTGAAgaacattatataaaat CTGGCCGTGGAGGTAGAAAGTTAGatgaagtaagagaaaaataccAAAAAGCTTGTAGAAAGTTACATTTAACGCACAATGAATATGTATTACTTTTGGGTGCTGTAACAGAATGTGAACACGATTTAAGAACTTGCTATTTACCTAGTTTACTTCGTCGACAACAAGCTATACACCAAGAATTTATTACATCATG GAAAGGTATACTTCATGACATAGTAAAATATTCAGATTTTACTACagataaatttttagaaatacaTGCAAGAATGCAAAACGCAGTTGATACAGTAAAACCAATTGAAGAATATAGAGATTTCATAGGAAAACATAA AACTAGAGCAGTGTCACCGATAAGATTCACGTTTGACGAGAACCTTGTAGATGATACTTCAGGAAAATTACTACCCAACAAATTGACTGTGGATAATTTAACCATTGATTGGTTAAGAAGTAGACTTACAGAACTGGAAACTTCTCTTAAAGCAACACAACAGAATCGCCAGAATCCACAATTTTCTCCTGAAAATAATAGTGATTCTAA GATTTCTGCCTTAGACTATTCTAATGAAAGGGAAGAATTGAGACTACGTTgtcaagaaaagaaattacaaaaacaaGTTGATGTTATTAGAGCTGCTCTTAATGAATTGGGATGTGAGGAATTGCCTTCAGGATGTGATCTCTCTATGGAAGGCTCATACACCGATCCTCCAACAATAAATAAG AAAAGCACAGTTGCAGATAATGGTTTGTTTACACTAAGAAGAAATCAACGCTttctgacgataataaagtcaCCTTTCAAGTCTTTGCCATCAATAAGTGATTCGAAAAATGGATTAATTAGGGCCAGTAGTGAAGGTGTTACAACAAAAGCAGACAGTGTTCCCCCAGTT GTACCATTACGTTATGTCTCGCATTTGACCAATAATCAGAAAGGAAACGGAAATGGAGATTTAATGGAAGAAGAATGGTTTCATGGTGTTCTACCAAGAGAAGAAGTAGTAAGATTACTTGTTAATGAAGGAGATTTTTTAGTGCGTGAAACAACAAGAAATGACGAATGTCAAATAGTTTTATCCGTTTGTTGGGATGGTCACAAACATTTCATTGTACAAACTACGCAGGAA GGACATTATAGATTTGAGGGTCCAACATTCCCATCAATACAAGAATTAATTAGGCATCAATGGAAGTCTGGTCTGCCTGTGACTAGTCGTTCTGGGGCTATTCTTAAAACACCAATATTACGTGAACGATGGGAGCTCAATAATGATGATGTAATTCTTCTTGAAAAAATAGGTCGA ggTAATTTTGGAGATGTATACAAGGCACAGCTTAAAACATGCAAGACTGAAGTAGCTGTAAAAACTTGTAAAGTAACATTACCTGatgaacagaaaagaaagttcTTGCAGGAAGGTAGAATTTTGAAACAGTATGATCATCCAAATATAGTAAAACTTATTGGTATTTGTGTTCAAAAACAACCAATTATGATAGTAATGGAATTGGTTCcag GTGGTTCATTGTTAACATATTTACGAAAAAATGCTAGTTCTATTACTCAACGAGAACAACTACGAATGTGTAAGGATGCAGCTGCAGGTATGCGTTATTTAGAATCGAAGTATTGCATACATAGGGACTTAGCAGCTCGAAACTGTCTCGTAG gTTACGAGTCAATAGTAAAAATTTCAGATTTTGGAATgtcaagagaagaagaagaatatattgTATCAGATGGAATGAAACAAATTCCTATTAAATGGACTGCACCAGAGGCTCTTAATTTTG gtaAATACACTTCCCTTTGTGATGTTTGGAGTTATGGTGTTCTTATGTGGGAGATATTTTCTAAAGGTGGGAATCCATATAGTGGTATGTCAAATTCTCAGGCACGTGAAAAAATAGACGCAg GATATCGCATGCCAGCACCAGAAAATACTCCGGatgaaatatatcgattaatgtTACGTTGCTGGGAATATGAACCAGAAAAACGACCACATTTTGATCAGATATATACAGTTGTTGAAACATTATCACAagcttatttataa
- the LOC124953742 gene encoding tyrosine-protein kinase Fer isoform X3, with protein sequence MQNAVDTVKPIEEYRDFIGKHKTRAVSPIRFTFDENLVDDTSGKLLPNKLTVDNLTIDWLRSRLTELETSLKATQQNRQNPQFSPENNSDSKISALDYSNEREELRLRCQEKKLQKQVDVIRAALNELGCEELPSGCDLSMEGSYTDPPTINKKSTVADNGLFTLRRNQRFLTIIKSPFKSLPSISDSKNGLIRASSEGVTTKADSVPPVVPLRYVSHLTNNQKGNGNGDLMEEEWFHGVLPREEVVRLLVNEGDFLVRETTRNDECQIVLSVCWDGHKHFIVQTTQEGHYRFEGPTFPSIQELIRHQWKSGLPVTSRSGAILKTPILRERWELNNDDVILLEKIGRGNFGDVYKAQLKTCKTEVAVKTCKVTLPDEQKRKFLQEGRILKQYDHPNIVKLIGICVQKQPIMIVMELVPGGSLLTYLRKNASSITQREQLRMCKDAAAGMRYLESKYCIHRDLAARNCLVGYESIVKISDFGMSREEEEYIVSDGMKQIPIKWTAPEALNFGKYTSLCDVWSYGVLMWEIFSKGGNPYSGMSNSQAREKIDAGYRMPAPENTPDEIYRLMLRCWEYEPEKRPHFDQIYTVVETLSQAYL encoded by the exons ATGCAAAACGCAGTTGATACAGTAAAACCAATTGAAGAATATAGAGATTTCATAGGAAAACATAA AACTAGAGCAGTGTCACCGATAAGATTCACGTTTGACGAGAACCTTGTAGATGATACTTCAGGAAAATTACTACCCAACAAATTGACTGTGGATAATTTAACCATTGATTGGTTAAGAAGTAGACTTACAGAACTGGAAACTTCTCTTAAAGCAACACAACAGAATCGCCAGAATCCACAATTTTCTCCTGAAAATAATAGTGATTCTAA GATTTCTGCCTTAGACTATTCTAATGAAAGGGAAGAATTGAGACTACGTTgtcaagaaaagaaattacaaaaacaaGTTGATGTTATTAGAGCTGCTCTTAATGAATTGGGATGTGAGGAATTGCCTTCAGGATGTGATCTCTCTATGGAAGGCTCATACACCGATCCTCCAACAATAAATAAG AAAAGCACAGTTGCAGATAATGGTTTGTTTACACTAAGAAGAAATCAACGCTttctgacgataataaagtcaCCTTTCAAGTCTTTGCCATCAATAAGTGATTCGAAAAATGGATTAATTAGGGCCAGTAGTGAAGGTGTTACAACAAAAGCAGACAGTGTTCCCCCAGTT GTACCATTACGTTATGTCTCGCATTTGACCAATAATCAGAAAGGAAACGGAAATGGAGATTTAATGGAAGAAGAATGGTTTCATGGTGTTCTACCAAGAGAAGAAGTAGTAAGATTACTTGTTAATGAAGGAGATTTTTTAGTGCGTGAAACAACAAGAAATGACGAATGTCAAATAGTTTTATCCGTTTGTTGGGATGGTCACAAACATTTCATTGTACAAACTACGCAGGAA GGACATTATAGATTTGAGGGTCCAACATTCCCATCAATACAAGAATTAATTAGGCATCAATGGAAGTCTGGTCTGCCTGTGACTAGTCGTTCTGGGGCTATTCTTAAAACACCAATATTACGTGAACGATGGGAGCTCAATAATGATGATGTAATTCTTCTTGAAAAAATAGGTCGA ggTAATTTTGGAGATGTATACAAGGCACAGCTTAAAACATGCAAGACTGAAGTAGCTGTAAAAACTTGTAAAGTAACATTACCTGatgaacagaaaagaaagttcTTGCAGGAAGGTAGAATTTTGAAACAGTATGATCATCCAAATATAGTAAAACTTATTGGTATTTGTGTTCAAAAACAACCAATTATGATAGTAATGGAATTGGTTCcag GTGGTTCATTGTTAACATATTTACGAAAAAATGCTAGTTCTATTACTCAACGAGAACAACTACGAATGTGTAAGGATGCAGCTGCAGGTATGCGTTATTTAGAATCGAAGTATTGCATACATAGGGACTTAGCAGCTCGAAACTGTCTCGTAG gTTACGAGTCAATAGTAAAAATTTCAGATTTTGGAATgtcaagagaagaagaagaatatattgTATCAGATGGAATGAAACAAATTCCTATTAAATGGACTGCACCAGAGGCTCTTAATTTTG gtaAATACACTTCCCTTTGTGATGTTTGGAGTTATGGTGTTCTTATGTGGGAGATATTTTCTAAAGGTGGGAATCCATATAGTGGTATGTCAAATTCTCAGGCACGTGAAAAAATAGACGCAg GATATCGCATGCCAGCACCAGAAAATACTCCGGatgaaatatatcgattaatgtTACGTTGCTGGGAATATGAACCAGAAAAACGACCACATTTTGATCAGATATATACAGTTGTTGAAACATTATCACAagcttatttataa
- the LOC124953742 gene encoding tyrosine-protein kinase Fer isoform X2 has product MVWLSNKEMGFSTSLQGQASHEALLGRQDAEIKLLETMRRCLTTKVKSDREYAATISSLTLQGKKIERSEDLVGSLIAQSWKDIMDSIDQTAKLIKQQADSIESIVIERISVLYSERRRARKVYQEEQAWLINQFQQLTDDVVRKKMEYQKNLEVYKLMRSRFEEHYIKSGRGGRKLDEVREKYQKACRKLHLTHNEYVLLLGAVTECEHDLRTCYLPSLLRRQQAIHQEFITSWKGILHDIVKYSDFTTDKFLEIHARMQNAVDTVKPIEEYRDFIGKHKTRAVSPIRFTFDENLVDDTSGKLLPNKLTVDNLTIDWLRSRLTELETSLKATQQNRQNPQFSPENNSDSKISALDYSNEREELRLRCQEKKLQKQVDVIRAALNELGCEELPSGCDLSMEGSYTDPPTINKVPLRYVSHLTNNQKGNGNGDLMEEEWFHGVLPREEVVRLLVNEGDFLVRETTRNDECQIVLSVCWDGHKHFIVQTTQEGHYRFEGPTFPSIQELIRHQWKSGLPVTSRSGAILKTPILRERWELNNDDVILLEKIGRGNFGDVYKAQLKTCKTEVAVKTCKVTLPDEQKRKFLQEGRILKQYDHPNIVKLIGICVQKQPIMIVMELVPGGSLLTYLRKNASSITQREQLRMCKDAAAGMRYLESKYCIHRDLAARNCLVGYESIVKISDFGMSREEEEYIVSDGMKQIPIKWTAPEALNFGKYTSLCDVWSYGVLMWEIFSKGGNPYSGMSNSQAREKIDAGYRMPAPENTPDEIYRLMLRCWEYEPEKRPHFDQIYTVVETLSQAYL; this is encoded by the exons atggtttGGTTATCGAACAAGGAAATGGGCTTTTCAACGAGCCTGCAAGGGCAGGCATCGCACGAAGCTTTACTTGGACGACAGGATGCTGAAATCAAGCTTTTGGAAACAATGCGGCGATGCTTGACAACGAAAGTTAAATCTGATCGTGAATATGCTGcaactatttcttctttaactcTACAGGGTAAAAAAATAGAGCGAAGCGAAGATCTTGTAGGCAGTTTGATTGCTCAG AGTTGGAAAGATATTATGGATTCAATAGATCAAACagctaaattaattaaacagcAAGCAGATTCTATTGAAAGTATTGTTATAGAACGCATTAGCGTTTTATAttctgaaagaagaagagctAGAAAAGTTTACCAAGAAGAACAAGCTTGGTTGATTAATCAATTTCAACAA ctgaCAGATGATGTAgtcagaaagaaaatggaatatcaaaaaaatttgGAGGTCTATAAATTGATGAGATCTAGATTTGAAgaacattatataaaat CTGGCCGTGGAGGTAGAAAGTTAGatgaagtaagagaaaaataccAAAAAGCTTGTAGAAAGTTACATTTAACGCACAATGAATATGTATTACTTTTGGGTGCTGTAACAGAATGTGAACACGATTTAAGAACTTGCTATTTACCTAGTTTACTTCGTCGACAACAAGCTATACACCAAGAATTTATTACATCATG GAAAGGTATACTTCATGACATAGTAAAATATTCAGATTTTACTACagataaatttttagaaatacaTGCAAGAATGCAAAACGCAGTTGATACAGTAAAACCAATTGAAGAATATAGAGATTTCATAGGAAAACATAA AACTAGAGCAGTGTCACCGATAAGATTCACGTTTGACGAGAACCTTGTAGATGATACTTCAGGAAAATTACTACCCAACAAATTGACTGTGGATAATTTAACCATTGATTGGTTAAGAAGTAGACTTACAGAACTGGAAACTTCTCTTAAAGCAACACAACAGAATCGCCAGAATCCACAATTTTCTCCTGAAAATAATAGTGATTCTAA GATTTCTGCCTTAGACTATTCTAATGAAAGGGAAGAATTGAGACTACGTTgtcaagaaaagaaattacaaaaacaaGTTGATGTTATTAGAGCTGCTCTTAATGAATTGGGATGTGAGGAATTGCCTTCAGGATGTGATCTCTCTATGGAAGGCTCATACACCGATCCTCCAACAATAAATAAG GTACCATTACGTTATGTCTCGCATTTGACCAATAATCAGAAAGGAAACGGAAATGGAGATTTAATGGAAGAAGAATGGTTTCATGGTGTTCTACCAAGAGAAGAAGTAGTAAGATTACTTGTTAATGAAGGAGATTTTTTAGTGCGTGAAACAACAAGAAATGACGAATGTCAAATAGTTTTATCCGTTTGTTGGGATGGTCACAAACATTTCATTGTACAAACTACGCAGGAA GGACATTATAGATTTGAGGGTCCAACATTCCCATCAATACAAGAATTAATTAGGCATCAATGGAAGTCTGGTCTGCCTGTGACTAGTCGTTCTGGGGCTATTCTTAAAACACCAATATTACGTGAACGATGGGAGCTCAATAATGATGATGTAATTCTTCTTGAAAAAATAGGTCGA ggTAATTTTGGAGATGTATACAAGGCACAGCTTAAAACATGCAAGACTGAAGTAGCTGTAAAAACTTGTAAAGTAACATTACCTGatgaacagaaaagaaagttcTTGCAGGAAGGTAGAATTTTGAAACAGTATGATCATCCAAATATAGTAAAACTTATTGGTATTTGTGTTCAAAAACAACCAATTATGATAGTAATGGAATTGGTTCcag GTGGTTCATTGTTAACATATTTACGAAAAAATGCTAGTTCTATTACTCAACGAGAACAACTACGAATGTGTAAGGATGCAGCTGCAGGTATGCGTTATTTAGAATCGAAGTATTGCATACATAGGGACTTAGCAGCTCGAAACTGTCTCGTAG gTTACGAGTCAATAGTAAAAATTTCAGATTTTGGAATgtcaagagaagaagaagaatatattgTATCAGATGGAATGAAACAAATTCCTATTAAATGGACTGCACCAGAGGCTCTTAATTTTG gtaAATACACTTCCCTTTGTGATGTTTGGAGTTATGGTGTTCTTATGTGGGAGATATTTTCTAAAGGTGGGAATCCATATAGTGGTATGTCAAATTCTCAGGCACGTGAAAAAATAGACGCAg GATATCGCATGCCAGCACCAGAAAATACTCCGGatgaaatatatcgattaatgtTACGTTGCTGGGAATATGAACCAGAAAAACGACCACATTTTGATCAGATATATACAGTTGTTGAAACATTATCACAagcttatttataa